Proteins from a genomic interval of Alosa alosa isolate M-15738 ecotype Scorff River chromosome 8, AALO_Geno_1.1, whole genome shotgun sequence:
- the LOC125299712 gene encoding 12-(S)-hydroxy-5,8,10,14-eicosatetraenoic acid receptor-like, translated as MEVNGTNNGTDHCNTESKLYIFLSVVMSAEFILALPLNLSVLYVFIFKFKFWKNNSLLLFNLVLADLLLLICLPFKVCNFVTGMRKSDDNIICKAMLFMLFLNRGASIAFLTVISVDRYFNVVHSGRKNFLKILKKSPHISILIWLLLLPLTIPTMLETFECCNSFGRAENHTLMTQVADFLRETVFFTQILIPFSVLVFCTVQINNRLRRKTVGDKTKLRRAVFLMASVMLVFTVCFLPLAVSRMILLIVRVREDAVAEKVVVQIYDALMCLSYSDCLLDPLVYCFCRSKFKEVYLSSVLPSRVKRQTHEGERSVSRDLANSSIPLSSHKSVSEP; from the coding sequence TATATTCCTCTCTGTGGTAATGTCAGCTGAATTCATTTTAGCACTGCCTTTAAATCTGtctgttttgtatgtcttcatttttaaattcaaattcTGGAAGAATAACAGCCTCTTGCTCTTCAACCTGGTATTGGCGGACTTGCTGCTTCTGATATGCCTGCCATTTAAAGTATGTAACTTTGTGACTGGGATGCGAAAAAGTGATGACAACATCATCTGCAAAGCCATGCTCTTTATGTTATTTCTGAACCGGGGAGCCAGTATTGCTTTTCTCACCGTCATCTCTGTGGATCGCTACTTTAATGTGGTTCACTCTGGCAGGAAAAACTTTCTGAAGATTCTTAAAAAGTCACCTCATATTTCCATTCTCATCTGGCTACTGCTGCTCCCTTTGACCATCCCTACCATGCTGGAAACCTTTGAATGCTGCAACAGCTTTGGTCGTGCAGAGAACCACACACTAATGACCCAAGTGGCGGACTTCTTAAGAGAGACTGTATTTTTCACTCAGATTCTCATACCTTTCAGTGTGCTAGTGTTCTGTACTGTTCAGATTAACAACAGACTGAGGAGAAAGACAGTTGGGGacaagaccaaattgcgcagaGCTGTATTTCTAATGGCGTCTGTGATGCTAGTCTTTACCGTCTGTTTTCTGCCCCTGGCTGTATCGAGGATGATTCTGCTGATAGTCAGAGTCCGTGAAGATGCGGTGGCAGAGAAAGTGGTTGTACAGATCTATGATGCCCTCATGTGCCTCTCGTACAGTGACTGTCTGCTGGACCCTCTGGTGTATTGCTTCTGCCGTTCAAAATTCAAAGAAGTGTACTTGTCCTCTGTTTTGCCTTCAAGGGTCAAGAGGCAAACGCATGAGGGCGAGAGAAGTGTTTCCCGAGACTTGGCGAACTCCTCTATACCTTTGAGCTCACATAAATCTGTGTCTGAACCGTAA